One genomic segment of Funiculus sociatus GB2-C1 includes these proteins:
- a CDS encoding HAD family hydrolase translates to MKLQGVILDVDGTLVLSNDAHAQAWVEAFAAYGYEVPFEKVRPLIGMGGDKVIPQMVAELNDEEGDGKAISQKRKELIIEKFSPTLSPTQGARELLLKMQQEGLQLIIATSATSEELSHLLKAAQVDDLLDQATTSSDAEASKPAPDIVEAALKKIQMEPTQMVMIADTPYDIESANKAGVDVIALRCGGFADEQFKNAIAIYDHPADLLANYDTSPLSQTA, encoded by the coding sequence ATGAAATTGCAAGGCGTAATTCTAGATGTTGATGGTACGTTGGTTCTGAGCAATGATGCCCACGCCCAAGCTTGGGTTGAGGCATTTGCCGCGTATGGTTATGAAGTACCATTTGAGAAAGTTCGACCGCTTATTGGTATGGGTGGCGATAAAGTCATACCGCAAATGGTGGCAGAACTTAATGACGAAGAAGGTGATGGGAAAGCCATTTCTCAGAAGCGAAAAGAACTGATTATCGAAAAATTTTCACCGACTTTATCTCCAACACAGGGCGCAAGAGAACTGCTGTTAAAGATGCAGCAGGAAGGGTTGCAGCTAATTATCGCTACCTCGGCTACAAGTGAAGAACTTTCCCATTTATTAAAAGCTGCACAAGTTGATGACTTGCTTGATCAGGCGACAACATCCAGCGATGCAGAAGCTTCTAAACCAGCACCAGATATTGTGGAAGCAGCATTGAAGAAAATCCAGATGGAACCAACGCAGATGGTGATGATTGCGGATACGCCCTACGATATTGAATCCGCAAATAAAGCTGGTGTGGATGTAATTGCGTTGCGCTGTGGTGGCTTTGCTGATGAGCAATTCAAGAATGCGATCGCTATCTACGATCACCCAGCCGATTTGTTGGCAAATTATGACACTTCTCCCTTAAGCCAAACTGCTTAA
- a CDS encoding translation initiation factor yields the protein MVDGFFRKLTEVFTDSNDEQNVENYDQRVRPASEDPYGDPAYQDSYQDQFGNVIPASQDPYGDPADQDPYGQFGNVIPASQDPYGDPADQDPYGQFGNVIPASQDPYGDPADQDPYGQFGDVRPASEDPYGDPADQENTRW from the coding sequence ATGGTAGATGGATTTTTCCGAAAGCTGACCGAGGTCTTTACTGACTCTAACGATGAGCAAAACGTAGAAAACTACGATCAACGGGTACGTCCAGCTAGCGAAGATCCCTACGGCGATCCGGCATATCAGGATAGTTATCAGGATCAGTTTGGCAATGTTATCCCAGCCAGCCAAGATCCTTATGGCGATCCAGCAGATCAAGATCCCTACGGACAGTTCGGCAATGTTATCCCAGCCAGCCAAGATCCTTATGGCGATCCAGCGGATCAAGATCCCTACGGACAGTTCGGCAATGTTATCCCAGCCAGCCAAGATCCCTACGGCGATCCGGCGGATCAAGATCCCTACGGGCAGTTTGGTGATGTTCGCCCCGCCAGCGAAGATCCCTATGGCGATCCGGCTGACCAAGAAAACACCCGATGGTAA